From Penicillium psychrofluorescens genome assembly, chromosome: 6, one genomic window encodes:
- a CDS encoding uncharacterized protein (ID:PFLUO_009611-T1.cds;~source:funannotate) produces MALLPDVWAVNFEVTYHDRTRVSPGYWFVAPYGRIVHLKTGPQPFQVGPYIYDEDGVLIWVGSRLFNNANVYDFKAVHHIGDNPYLSFIVHENDGHGKGRGVIMNHSYEVELELQALENLTRFDLHEFNILPGGKTALTCGYWPAELSLADLGRPQEQSFFLTVGFYEVDIATGEVAMRWDASAPGNVAMHESVKFLANTEPEEAPGNDYLHINSVDKNADGNYLISIRFTNTIYLISGADGSILWRLGGRESDFDQDFTFSKQHDAKFIESEGTRHIISFMNNAADHEEKEEDVSSALIVELHTGTTPMTAQVIRRYYRPDGQLTRLRGNVQPLPNGNVFVGWSDGGYHSEFSPEGANLMEAKFVDSQLSTYRAYKFEFVGRPTAPPNLVASVAEAMEDNLTTTLHVSWNGATEIASWNFYAQAEEREPRRFIGATNKTGFETMYVIQGYLDWISADALDRDGNVLGSSTVDRTAVPTNWMTFPFNKSNHPVPEDPSGRFSSIMADPKTEHNDLTVEVLDESIDTLHGLEGYLLLILVLGSSGAILAGSYWIFIKRRIKTYRHIYQHIPLEETEETELPTVISAG; encoded by the exons ATGGCCTTG CTTCCCGATGTCTGGGCCGTGAATTTTGAGGTGACATATCATGATCGCACGCGCGTGAGCCCCGGGTATTGGTTCGTGGCCCCATATGGAAGGATCGTACACCTGAAAACAGGTCCCCAGCCCTTTCAAGTGGGGCCGTATATTtacgatgaagatggc GTTCTGATCTGGGTCGGCTCACGCCTGTTCAACAACGCCAATGTGTATGATTTCAAGGCGGTTCATCACATCGGCGATAATCCCTACCTCTCGTTCATTGTACACGAAAATGACGGCCATGGAAAGGGACGCGGGGTCATCATGAACCACAGCTACGAAGTCGAGTTGGAGCTGCAGGCACTGGAAAACTTGACACGATTCGATCTCCATGAATTCAATATCCTCCCGGGAGGCAAGACGGCTCTCACCTGCGGGTATTGGCCCGCGGAACTGAGCTTAGCGGACCTCGGACGCCCGCAGGAACAGTCGTTCTTTCTCACGGTTGGCTTTTACGAGGTAGACATTGCCACAGGCGAAGTGGCAATGCGGTGGGATGCCTCTGCGCCCGGAAACGTTGCGATGCACGAATCGGTCAAGTTCTTGGCCAACACGGAACCAGAAGAGGCGCCAGGGAACGATTATCTGCACATTAACTCTGTGGACAAGAATGCGGACGGCAACTATCTGATCTCTATCCGcttcaccaacaccatcTATTTGATCTCTGGCGCGGATGGCTCGATCCTGTGGCGACTAGGAGGACGAGAGAGCGACTTTGATCAAGACTTTACCTTTTCCAAACAGCATGATGCTAAATTTATCGAGTCTGAGGGAACTCGCCATATCATATCCTTCATGAACAATGCAGCCGATCacgaagaaaaggaagaagacgtcTCTTCAGCTTTGATTGTGGAGCTCCACACCGGCACTACTCCGATGACAGCGCAGGTGATTCGGCGTTATTACCGACCCGATGGCCAACTGACTCGACTTCGTGGCAACGTGCAGCCACTTCCGAATGGCAATGTATTCGTTGGCTGGAGCGATGGCGGCTATCATTCTGAATTTTCGCCCGAGGGTGCCAACTTGATGGAGGCCAAATTCGTGGACTCTCAACTATCGACGTACCGAGCATATAAGTTCGAATTTGTTGGCCGGCCGACTGCACCGCCGAATTTGGTGGCCTCTGTTGCGGAAGCTATGGAAGATAATCTGACAACTACGCTTCACGTCAGTTGGAACGGCGCGACTGAGATTGCTTCGTGGAACTTTTACGCAcaggcggaggagagagagCCCCGTCGTTTCATTGGAGCCACAAACAAGACTGGCTTTGAGACGATGTATGTCATTCAGGGTTATTTAGACTGGATATCAGCCGACGCACTCGACCGCGACGGGAACGTCCTGGGCAGTTCCACAGTTGATCGTACTGCAGTACCCACCAACTGGATGACATTTCCGTTCAATAAATCCAACCATCCAGTCCCGGAGGACCCATCGGGTCGCTTCTCAAGTATCATGGCGGACCCCAAGACGGAGCACAACGACCTGACTGTGGAAGTCCTGGATGAATCAATTGACACCCTCCATGGCCTCGAGGGCTATTTACTTCTGATACTGGTATTGGGCTCATCAGGAGCAATTCTAGCCGGGAGCTATTGGATATTCATAAAACGGCGGATAAAGACATATCGGCATATTTACCAGCATATTCCTCTGGAAGAGACAGAAGAAACCGAACTGCCTACTGTCATATCAGCCGGATAG